In Brachypodium distachyon strain Bd21 chromosome 2, Brachypodium_distachyon_v3.0, whole genome shotgun sequence, one genomic interval encodes:
- the LOC100839916 gene encoding inorganic phosphate transporter 1-11, which yields MAENESGGQNLAVLEALDSARTQMYHMKAIVIAGMGFFTDAYDLFCISTVSKLLGRIYYPLQNIDQGKPGTLPVNVNNMVIGVALVGTLMGQLVFGYYGDKLGRKRVYGITLVLMAACAIGSGLSFGYTHRAVIGTLCFFRFLLGFGIGGDYPLSATIMSEYANKKTRGAFIAAVFAMQGVGIIFAGLVSMIVSGLFLHYNPAPTWSKVDPTLSNQTPAADYVWRIVLMIGAFPALATFYWRMKMPETARYTAIIEGNAKQASNDMQKVLEIQIDDEQDKLAKFRAANEYPLLSKEFARRHGMHLIGTTTTWFLLDIAFYSQNLTQKDIFPAINLTDPPETMNALKEMFVISRAMFLVALLGTFPGYWVTVAVIDKMGRYLIQLLGFFMMSVFMLVMGVKYEYLKDHNHLLFAVLYALTFFFANFGPNSTTFVLPAELFPTRVRSTCHAISAASGKAGAIVAAFGVQRLTLKGDVKNITRALIILSVTNMLGFFFTFLVPETMGRSLEEISGEDGNTGNGAGAGAVSMSAADVSKDGKFPASSTEWQQPSMQA from the exons ATGGCGGAGAATGAGTCTGGGGGACAGAACCTGGCGGTGCTGGAGGCGCTGGACTCGGCGCGCACCCAGATGTACCACATGAAGGCCATCGTGATCGCGGGGATGGGCTTTTTCACGGACGCCTACGACCTCTTCTGCATCTCCACGGTCTCCAAGCTGCTGGGCCGCATCTACTACCCGCTACAGAACATCGACCAAGGTAAGCCCGGCACGCTGCCCGTGAACGTGAACAACATGGTCATCGGCGTGGCGCTGGTGGGCACGCTCATGGGCCAGCTCGTCTTCGGCTACTACGGGGACAAGCTGGGCCGGAAGCGCGTGTACGGCATCACGCTGGTCCTCATGGCCGCGTGCGCCATCGGGTCGGGACTCTCCTTCGGCTACACCCATAGAGCCGTCATCGGCACGCTCTGCTTCTTCCGCTTCCTGCTCGGCTTCGGCATCGGCGGGGACTACCCACTGTCGGCGACCATCATGTCCGAGTACGCCAACAAGAAGACCCGGGGCGCCTTCATCGCGGCCGTCTTCGCCATGCAGGGCGTCGGCATCATCTTCGCGGGTCTCGTGTCCATGATCGTTTCGGGCCTCTTCCTCCACTACAACCCTGCGCCCACGTGGAGCAAGGTCGACCCGACCCTGTCAAACCAGACGCCCGCGGCGGACTACGTGTGGCGCATCGTGCTGATGATCGGCGCGTTCCCCGCGCTGGCGACCTTCTACTGGCGGATGAAGATGCCGGAGACGGCGAGGTACACCGCGATCATCGAGGGCAACGCGAAGCAGGCCTCCAACGACATGCAGAAGGTGCTGGAGATCCAGATCGATGACGAGCAGGACAAGCTCGCCAAGTTCAGGGCGGCCAACGAGTACCCCCTGCTGTCCAAGGAGTTCGCGCGGCGCCACGGCATGCACCTCATTGGAACGACCACAACGTGGTTCCTCCTCGACATCGCTTTCTACAGCCAGAACCTGACCCAGAAGGACATATTCCCGGCCATCAACCTCACCGACCCCCCGGAGACGATGAACGCCCTGAAAGAGATGTTCGTCATATCCCGGGCCATGTTCCTCGTCGCCCTCCTCGGCACATTCCCAGGCTACTGGGTCACCGTCGCGGTCATCGACAAGATGGGCAG GTACCTGATCCAGCTCCTTGGTTTCTTCATGATGTCCGTGTTCATGCTGGTGATGGGCGTCAAATACGAATACCTCAAGGACCACAACCACTTGCTCTTCGCAGTCCTGTACGCGCTCACCTTCTTTTTCGCCAACTTCGGGCCCAACAGCACCACCTTCGTGCTTCCGGCCGAGCTGTTCCCGACCCGCGTGCGCTCCACGTGCCACGCCATCAGCGCGGCGTCGGGCAAGGCCGGCGCGATCGTCGCGGCATTCGGGGTGCAGAGACTCACGCTCAAGGGCGACGTCAAGAACATCACCAGGGCGCTCATCATACTCTCCGTCACCAACATGCttggcttcttcttcacgtTCCTCGTCCCGGAGACCATGGGCAGGTCGCTCGAGGAGATCTCCGGTGAGGACGGCAATACTGGCAAtggtgccggcgccggtgctgtTAGTATGAGCGCTGCGGATGTGAGCAAGGATGGAAAGTTTCCTGCTTCAAGCACCGAATGGCAGCAACCGTCGATGCAGGCATGA
- the LOC100842741 gene encoding uncharacterized protein LOC100842741, which produces MVAPSEADLAHLSGPELVRHLRQTHLRSDFEAVASVLEARDRRLVKYEAALETALADLSAAKERERGMAEVMAELEAALADYKALWEKGEALRDAHRRLRGEAEEAALLDAHRHPRDEAEEMDLLVRPAAPDPVHPEQRGVEGVKEGEVKQPDDIIDLCSDDEEEELPVHPCKQEMDFGEDDEDDKPLSQLCKRLWRGEPGALESREGEGQQQGNLVSTLARKMVGTPEDPMLTPLTVLLPSGERPGSSTLQKVSSKSDHGRYRTGEKEGSSGDDVPSKRVSQSLKQNAKMNKTPMVESSAGVWNKEGGAEMQKTRIARQGVLFEPWNSNITCAQVKRETGSLPSAVTRNWESEGDMITSLIENVELSMQALCALYRQKKLTLENAGLTFRATKLAEFLLDSDLQGPMKRTAEELENQDPSNSSFLQQVGLDLSGQLFDIFRNKEDRYFC; this is translated from the exons ATGGTTGCCCCGTCCGAGGCTGACCTTGCCCACCTCTCCGGCCCGGAGCTCGTGCGCCACCTCCGCCAAACCCACCTCAGGTCCGACTTCGAGGCGGTGGCGAGCGTCCTCGAGGCGCGGGACCGCAGGCTCgtcaagtacgaggcggcacTGGAGACCGCTCTCGCCGACCTCAGCGCGGCCAAGGAGCGCGAGCGCGGGATGGCTGAGGTCATGGCCGAACtggaggcggcgctcgcgGACTACAAGGCCCTATGGGAAAAGGGCGAGGCGCTCCGGGACGCACACCGCCGGCTACGGGgtgaggccgaggaggcggctcTGCTGGATGCGCACCGCCACCCGCGCGACGAGGCTGAGGAGATGGATCTCCTGGTCAGGCCAGCCGCGCCAGACCCGGTGCATCCGGAGCAGAGGGGCGTCGAGGGGGTCAAGGAGGGGGAGGTGAAGCAACCCGATGATATTATCGACCTCTgcagcgacgacgaggaagaggaattGCCAGTGCACCCCTGCAAACAAGAAATGGATTTTGGCGAAGACGATGAAGATGACAAGCCGCTGAGCCAGCTTTGCAAGCGGTTATGGCGAGGTGAGCCCGGGGCTTTGGAATcgcgggagggagaggggcaGCAACAGGGCAATTTGGTCAGCACTTTGGCAAGGAAGATGGTGGGTACGCCTGAGGATCCAATGCTGACACCCTTGACAGTGCTGCTTCCTTCCGGGGAGCGTCCTGGCTCCAGCACTCTACAGAAGGTTTCTTCCAAGAGTGACCATGGTAGGTATAGAACTGGCGAGAAAGAAGGCTCATCTGGAGATGATGTTCCATCAAAGAGAGTTAGTCAATCACTGAAGCAGAATGCTAAAATGAACAAGACACCAATGGTGGAATCATCAGCTGGGGTTTGGAACAAGGAAGGTGGGGCTGAAATGCAGAAAACGAGGATAGCAAGGCAAGGAGTTCTATTTGAACCTTGGAACAGTAACATCACCTGTGCCCAGGTAAAAAGGGAGACGGGCTCGTTGCCTTCGGCAGTTACAAGGAATTGGGAGTCTGAAGGAGATATGATTACTTCACTTATCGAAAACGTGGAGCTCTCTATGCAAGCCCTCTGTGCTCTTTACCGCCAAAAGAAGTTGACACTCGAGAATGCTGGACTCACATTCAG GGCAACTAAGTTGGCAGAATTTCTTTTGGATAGTGACCTCCAGGGACCAATGAAAAGAACTGCTGAGGAACTAGAGAACCAAGATCCTTCAAATTCCAGTTTTCTGCAGCAAGTAGGACTTGATTTATCTGGGCAGTTATTTGATATTTTCCGGAACAAAGAAGATCGGTACTTCTGTTGA
- the LOC100839608 gene encoding arabinogalactan peptide 16, with protein sequence MAVSSRVSLLLMAIVVVLATVANAQAPAPTPTSDGTSVDQGIAYVLMFVALVLTYLIHPLDASSTYKLL encoded by the exons ATGGCAGTGAGCTCCAGGGTCTCTCTTCTTCTGATGGCCATCGTTGTCGTGCTCGCCACCGTGGCCAATGCGCAGGCCCCTGCCCCGACACCCACCAGCGATG GAACAAGCGTGGACCAAGGGATCGCGTATGTGCTCATGTTCGTGGCACTTGTGCTCACCTATCTAATCCACCCCCTGGACGCGTCCTCCACCTACAAGCTCCTCTGA